In Saccharothrix syringae, the following are encoded in one genomic region:
- a CDS encoding pilin, which yields MVGLVVPVLLASGVAAHADTVVLAVAGSVDEVLNNIRNWLMGILAGLATVSLTVGGVRRVFGGGDPGEQEKAKQAFKSAGIGYGLAALAPLVVTVLKGIVGA from the coding sequence GTGGTCGGTCTGGTCGTGCCGGTGCTGCTGGCGTCCGGGGTGGCGGCCCATGCGGACACGGTGGTGCTGGCGGTCGCCGGGAGTGTGGACGAGGTGCTGAACAACATCCGCAACTGGTTGATGGGCATCCTCGCCGGGCTGGCGACGGTGTCCCTGACCGTGGGGGGCGTGCGTCGGGTGTTTGGCGGCGGCGACCCGGGCGAGCAGGAGAAGGCCAAGCAGGCGTTCAAGTCGGCCGGTATCGGCTACGGCCTGGCCGCGCTGGCACCGCTGGTCGTCACCGTGCTCAAAGGGATCGTCGGAGCCTAG
- a CDS encoding TRM11 family SAM-dependent methyltransferase: MSATRIPDPARSGPRHQEGLPVTHHHAVQPVVDITANTPADSTSATGDGPTVRIPRALIAALDASPDSADGPVDATPGSDPCDDRSEPSAVSVWTTAQASPAAQRKHTYVPESTAHPAKMLPEIVRHAVTHYTRPGELVLDPMCGIGTTLVEAVRLGRRAVGVEHEPHWVDIARANLDLARAQGVDHDARVFRDDARQLITLLRDEYVGQVALVVTSPPYGPSTHGQVSVAPGQGVQKYHHLYGNTLDRGNLANIGHHRLLAGFTRILAALRTFLKPGGHVVITLRPWREHTELIDLPSQIAACGRAAGLVPVERNVALLARVTDTDLIARGSFFQRDFIRKQREAGLPLHLIAHEDVLVFRRALHNTVGHQAVHVPEAHVVDLRQSHPRQSTADRHGDPDSGSRAA; this comes from the coding sequence ATGAGCGCCACGCGCATTCCCGACCCCGCCCGCTCCGGACCGCGCCACCAGGAAGGCCTGCCCGTGACACACCACCACGCCGTCCAGCCGGTTGTCGACATCACCGCGAACACCCCGGCCGACAGCACCAGCGCAACCGGTGACGGCCCGACCGTGCGCATTCCGCGCGCGCTCATCGCCGCACTCGACGCCTCACCCGACTCCGCGGACGGCCCTGTGGACGCCACACCGGGCAGCGACCCGTGCGACGACCGGTCCGAGCCGTCCGCGGTGTCGGTGTGGACCACCGCGCAGGCCTCCCCGGCCGCCCAGCGCAAGCACACCTACGTCCCGGAGTCGACCGCGCATCCGGCCAAGATGCTGCCCGAGATCGTGCGTCACGCGGTCACCCACTACACCCGGCCGGGCGAGTTGGTGCTCGACCCGATGTGCGGCATCGGCACCACCCTCGTCGAAGCCGTCCGCCTCGGCCGCCGCGCCGTCGGCGTGGAGCATGAACCCCACTGGGTCGACATCGCCCGAGCCAACCTCGACCTCGCCCGCGCACAGGGCGTCGACCACGACGCGCGGGTCTTCCGCGACGACGCCCGCCAACTCATCACCCTGCTGCGCGACGAATACGTCGGACAGGTCGCGCTGGTGGTGACCTCCCCGCCCTACGGCCCCTCCACCCACGGACAGGTCTCCGTCGCCCCCGGACAAGGGGTCCAGAAGTACCACCACCTCTACGGCAACACCCTCGACCGCGGCAACCTCGCCAACATCGGCCACCACCGCCTGCTCGCCGGCTTCACCCGCATCCTCGCCGCCCTGCGCACCTTCCTCAAACCCGGCGGACACGTCGTCATCACCCTCCGCCCCTGGCGCGAACACACCGAACTGATCGACCTGCCCTCCCAGATCGCGGCCTGCGGCCGCGCGGCCGGACTGGTCCCCGTGGAGCGCAACGTCGCGCTGCTCGCCCGCGTCACCGACACCGACCTGATCGCCCGCGGCAGCTTCTTCCAACGCGACTTCATCCGCAAACAACGCGAAGCCGGACTGCCACTGCACCTGATCGCGCACGAGGACGTGCTCGTCTTCCGCAGGGCGCTGCACAACACCGTCGGGCACCAAGCCGTGCACGTACCCGAAGCGCATGTGGTCGACCTCCGGCAGAGCCACCCGCGGCAGTCCACAGCCGACCGGCACGGCGACCCGGACTCGGGAAGCAGGGCGGCGTGA
- a CDS encoding ATP-dependent nuclease, protein MRLLSAHIAKFKSISDSTEFTLADDVTALVGKNESGKTAALEALYRVNPLPSGHPTGFEDLRDYPRRYRARDRAAISEAVPVRVAFRLEQADVDAVTGQFGPGALTGDTLVVSRRYNSDKTWYEGQRTIDGLAAARHLVAKAGLEVGRYADAKTIEDLIAALRADEDADAAVRLAEELAGRDLDAEIGRVLHRRLPKFQYFDEYNVLPGSVSIRRLQEVAEDDLKPEERTALSLLRLAGVESEEFTEDSYESRKAALEAAANELTDQLFDYWTQNQDLSVELDIEFKAVPTPQAPHRTEPWLHIRIRNQRHRVTLDVSGRSKGFIWFFSFLAAFSEYTDAERRIVLLDEPGLNLHAKAQADLLRYVEERLAPHHQVVYTTHSLFMIQPTRLERCRTVEDVDDKGTTISQDIWKARADTVFPLLGALGVDMTQTLVIGPHQLLVEGPSDVVYLTVMSEVVRQAGGTPLDPRWTITPVGGLDKVPSFVSLLGGSDLNIAVLMDVAAGGNQRIAQLATRGLLDNGRLIYLTEITGTTEADIEDLFDTDWYLELLADSEVGRFAKSELNGGGRVVKQVEALHGGRFDHYQPANHLMRSPGSLLERIDADTRNRFQNLFTRLNALL, encoded by the coding sequence ATGCGTTTGCTGTCCGCCCACATCGCCAAGTTCAAGAGCATCAGCGACTCCACCGAGTTCACCCTGGCCGACGACGTCACGGCGTTGGTGGGCAAGAACGAGTCGGGCAAGACCGCGGCCCTGGAGGCCCTGTACCGGGTGAACCCGCTGCCCAGCGGGCACCCGACCGGCTTCGAGGACCTGCGGGACTACCCCCGGCGCTACCGGGCCCGGGACAGGGCTGCGATCTCCGAGGCCGTGCCGGTGAGGGTGGCCTTCCGGCTCGAACAGGCCGACGTCGATGCGGTGACCGGGCAGTTCGGGCCCGGCGCGCTCACGGGCGACACGCTTGTCGTCAGCCGCAGGTACAACAGCGACAAGACGTGGTACGAGGGACAGCGGACCATCGACGGCCTGGCTGCGGCACGTCATCTGGTGGCCAAAGCGGGTCTGGAGGTCGGGCGGTACGCCGATGCCAAGACCATTGAGGACTTGATCGCCGCTCTGCGCGCCGACGAGGACGCCGACGCGGCGGTCCGGCTGGCCGAGGAGCTCGCCGGACGGGATCTGGACGCCGAGATCGGAAGGGTCCTGCACCGGCGGCTGCCGAAGTTCCAGTACTTCGACGAGTACAACGTGCTGCCCGGCAGCGTGTCGATCCGCAGGCTCCAGGAGGTCGCCGAGGACGACCTCAAGCCGGAGGAGCGGACCGCGTTGTCGCTGCTGCGGCTGGCCGGGGTGGAGTCGGAGGAGTTCACCGAGGACTCCTACGAGAGCCGTAAGGCCGCGCTGGAGGCCGCGGCGAACGAGTTGACCGACCAACTGTTCGACTACTGGACGCAGAACCAGGACCTGTCGGTCGAACTCGACATCGAGTTCAAGGCCGTGCCCACCCCGCAGGCGCCGCACCGCACGGAGCCGTGGCTGCACATCCGTATCCGCAACCAGCGGCACCGGGTCACGCTGGACGTGTCGGGTCGTTCGAAGGGCTTCATCTGGTTCTTCTCGTTCCTGGCCGCGTTCTCGGAGTACACCGACGCCGAGCGGCGGATCGTCCTGCTCGACGAGCCGGGGCTGAACCTGCACGCCAAGGCCCAGGCCGACCTGCTGCGCTACGTCGAGGAACGCCTCGCCCCGCACCACCAGGTCGTCTACACCACCCACTCGCTGTTCATGATCCAACCGACCAGGCTGGAACGCTGCCGCACCGTCGAGGACGTCGACGACAAAGGCACCACGATCAGCCAGGACATCTGGAAGGCACGGGCGGACACGGTGTTCCCGCTGCTGGGCGCCCTCGGGGTCGACATGACCCAAACCCTGGTCATCGGCCCGCACCAGTTGCTGGTCGAAGGGCCCTCCGACGTCGTGTACCTGACCGTCATGAGCGAGGTGGTCCGCCAGGCCGGTGGCACCCCGCTCGACCCGCGCTGGACCATCACCCCCGTCGGCGGCCTGGACAAGGTGCCCTCGTTCGTCTCCCTGCTCGGCGGCAGCGACCTGAACATCGCCGTGCTGATGGACGTCGCCGCGGGCGGCAACCAGCGCATCGCCCAGCTGGCCACCCGCGGCCTGCTCGACAACGGTCGCCTGATCTACCTCACCGAGATCACCGGCACCACCGAAGCCGACATCGAGGACCTGTTCGACACCGACTGGTACCTCGAACTGCTCGCCGACTCCGAAGTGGGCAGGTTCGCCAAGTCCGAGCTCAACGGCGGTGGTCGCGTCGTCAAGCAGGTCGAAGCCCTCCACGGTGGCCGTTTCGACCACTACCAGCCCGCCAACCACCTCATGCGCTCTCCCGGCAGCCTGCTCGAACGGATCGACGCCGACACCCGAAACCGCTTCCAGAACCTGTTCACCAGGCTCAACGCACTGCTCTAG
- a CDS encoding sigma-70 RNA polymerase sigma factor region 4 domain-containing protein gives MTSNYHAEVAFKAALPDERYGQLDWTGLRAAVAAFLSVRVPADCVDDLVQDVTSRVVRRFGNQMLDVVESPVGYAVKVAKHMVIDHYEARSRSVVVPIGSSTELNRLGRTPLFHQPSLAHEQRTDLMEVVAKTAPDMIEAMAHFLEGYTITEIAEITGHPRERIYDVFREVALRLDGNTRPTAPAQGTTEEDEDNTIVSVFKSLGRRQAEVLRLSAEGRKPREIAELLGITQNAARVNKSISLKTIRAHVGAVETEEILAEVRMIAWRTEAQLAS, from the coding sequence ATGACGTCCAACTACCACGCTGAAGTGGCCTTCAAGGCCGCGTTGCCCGACGAACGCTACGGGCAGCTCGACTGGACGGGCCTTCGCGCCGCTGTCGCCGCCTTTCTGAGCGTGAGGGTGCCGGCCGACTGCGTCGACGACCTCGTCCAGGACGTGACGAGCCGGGTCGTCAGGCGCTTCGGCAACCAGATGCTCGACGTGGTCGAGTCGCCTGTCGGCTACGCGGTGAAGGTCGCCAAGCACATGGTGATCGACCACTACGAGGCGCGCTCGCGTTCCGTAGTGGTTCCCATTGGATCGTCGACGGAACTGAACCGCCTCGGGCGAACACCCCTCTTCCACCAGCCGTCCTTGGCGCACGAGCAGCGGACCGACCTGATGGAAGTGGTCGCGAAGACCGCACCGGACATGATCGAGGCGATGGCTCACTTCCTGGAGGGCTACACCATCACCGAGATCGCGGAGATCACCGGCCACCCCCGTGAGCGCATCTACGACGTGTTCCGGGAAGTCGCGCTCCGGCTCGACGGCAACACCCGCCCCACCGCTCCTGCCCAGGGGACCACTGAGGAGGACGAGGACAACACGATCGTCAGCGTCTTCAAGTCGCTCGGCAGGCGTCAAGCCGAGGTGCTCAGGCTGTCGGCCGAAGGGCGCAAGCCCCGCGAGATCGCAGAGCTCCTCGGGATCACCCAAAACGCTGCCCGGGTGAACAAGTCCATCAGCCTCAAGACCATCCGGGCACACGTCGGAGCGGTCGAAACCGAAGAGATCCTGGCCGAGGTGCGCATGATCGCCTGGCGCACCGAGGCACAACTCGCCAGCTGA
- a CDS encoding DUF6262 family protein: protein MTRADNTHHLAAATAKRSADARQRAEKALLELRISGRPVTVAALATAAEVSRSWLYTQPDLLSGLRELTGRRPPAPRSAATTERSLKVRLAASLSANEKLRARVQVLTEQNAAQQRQLEQVYAELRRLQTTTPRREGD, encoded by the coding sequence ATGACCCGAGCTGACAACACCCACCACCTCGCCGCCGCCACCGCCAAACGCAGCGCCGACGCCCGTCAACGGGCCGAGAAGGCCCTGCTGGAGCTGCGCATATCAGGGCGACCGGTCACGGTCGCGGCGCTGGCCACGGCCGCGGAGGTCTCCAGGTCATGGCTCTACACCCAGCCCGACCTGCTCTCCGGGCTCCGTGAGCTCACAGGACGACGGCCACCGGCACCACGATCCGCCGCCACGACTGAACGCTCTCTCAAGGTCCGCCTGGCGGCGTCACTGAGCGCGAACGAGAAGCTCCGCGCCCGCGTCCAGGTCCTCACCGAGCAGAACGCCGCGCAGCAACGGCAGCTCGAACAGGTCTACGCCGAGCTGCGCCGCCTGCAGACGACGACACCGCGACGGGAAGGCGACTAA
- a CDS encoding tyrosine-type recombinase/integrase, which produces MATIELVDELGDRVHITPHQFRHTLGTRLINNDVPQHVVQKLLDHMSPAMTAVYARLHDKTVREKWEKAVTVNSQGEIVRVTESDPLSNAAWTRISLGRAKQTLPNGYCGLPLIRNCEHANPCLTCPMFLTAPEFLPHHREQRGRTLKIIETAKAAGHIRIAEKNTKILDNLDNHLRELRRRRSRLRRKDHPTR; this is translated from the coding sequence CTGGCGACCATCGAGCTGGTCGACGAACTCGGCGACCGCGTCCACATCACCCCGCACCAGTTCAGGCACACCCTGGGCACCCGCCTGATCAACAACGACGTCCCGCAACACGTCGTCCAGAAGCTGCTCGACCACATGTCACCGGCCATGACCGCCGTCTACGCCCGCCTGCACGACAAGACCGTCCGGGAGAAGTGGGAGAAGGCCGTCACCGTCAACTCCCAGGGCGAGATCGTCCGGGTCACCGAGAGCGACCCGCTCAGCAACGCCGCCTGGACCCGCATCAGCCTCGGCCGGGCCAAGCAGACCCTGCCCAACGGCTACTGCGGTCTGCCGCTGATCCGCAACTGCGAGCACGCCAACCCTTGCCTGACCTGCCCGATGTTCCTCACCGCCCCCGAGTTCCTGCCACACCACCGGGAACAGCGAGGCCGCACCCTGAAGATCATCGAAACCGCCAAGGCCGCCGGACACATCCGCATCGCCGAGAAGAACACCAAGATCCTGGACAACCTCGACAACCACCTGCGAGAGCTGCGACGACGGCGAAGTCGTCTTCGGCGGAAAGATCATCCAACTCGATGA
- a CDS encoding tyrosine-type recombinase/integrase, with translation MTVPVPAHRSGLLALLLQTVRMEFRVEVFRPDPDDPVFTAGRCRVPACRRPLNYGRVGLCPIHQTAWTRAGSPDIEQWAPLQGPGQRNTVSFPACLVEGCNRARGHIGLCARHRGFWAKAGRPDAAAWAAGITYTPSIRGEAPCRFVGCERNADFKAGFCAGHHARWKTAGKPDDLQTYVTCATGRGEPMLDMRGLSQQIRLELGLGLQRRADAGDRRTCLRAIQQAVTWIRESQVASMLDLDDDAWRKQAKGPSGKRGTNSALTFVTDIRYHLEALLAGGAWEREYDRDTWDLRRLGRLPENTPRYLRFTSITQPWLRALAKRWARRMITTKSATGSLVAQVRYLGKFAEFAAGGPDDCTEPERLTRQLLEAWFASMDEEQVHVATRKHRISAVSVFLSTVHRLGWEERLPRTAVIVPGDGPPAPPSKPRFLSEVIMSQCEDDANLTRFPDPQDELVLRIVMACGLRSKDAIRLPFDCVVRDDARAPYLAWVNHKGQGRVAFFPIVDKLVTLIHAQQDRVRARFPAGCELLFPAGPTTPTAANRCPAAPGSSTSTPGWRPSSWSTNSATASTSPRTSSGTPWAPA, from the coding sequence ATGACGGTCCCCGTTCCCGCGCACCGGTCCGGTCTGCTGGCGCTGCTGCTGCAGACCGTCCGCATGGAGTTCCGCGTCGAGGTGTTCCGACCGGACCCCGACGACCCCGTGTTCACCGCAGGTCGATGCCGAGTGCCGGCCTGCCGCCGCCCGCTGAACTACGGCCGTGTCGGGCTCTGCCCGATCCACCAGACGGCCTGGACCAGGGCGGGCAGCCCCGACATCGAGCAGTGGGCGCCGCTGCAGGGGCCGGGGCAACGCAACACCGTGAGCTTCCCGGCTTGCCTGGTCGAGGGCTGCAACCGGGCACGGGGGCACATCGGCCTCTGCGCCCGGCACCGCGGCTTCTGGGCCAAGGCGGGACGACCGGACGCGGCCGCGTGGGCGGCCGGGATCACCTACACGCCGTCGATTCGCGGGGAGGCGCCCTGCCGGTTCGTCGGCTGCGAGCGCAACGCCGACTTCAAGGCCGGGTTCTGCGCGGGCCACCACGCCCGCTGGAAGACGGCGGGCAAGCCCGACGACCTGCAGACCTACGTCACCTGCGCCACCGGCCGCGGCGAGCCGATGCTGGACATGCGCGGCCTGTCCCAGCAGATCCGGCTGGAGCTGGGCCTGGGGCTGCAACGCCGCGCCGATGCCGGTGACCGCCGCACCTGCCTGCGGGCGATCCAGCAGGCTGTGACCTGGATCCGGGAAAGCCAGGTCGCCAGCATGCTCGACCTCGACGACGACGCCTGGCGCAAGCAGGCCAAGGGCCCGTCGGGCAAGCGGGGCACCAACAGCGCGCTGACCTTCGTCACCGACATCCGCTACCACCTCGAAGCCCTGCTCGCCGGCGGCGCCTGGGAACGCGAATACGACCGCGACACCTGGGACCTGCGCAGACTGGGACGCCTTCCGGAGAACACGCCCCGCTACCTGCGATTCACCTCGATTACGCAGCCCTGGCTACGGGCGCTGGCCAAGCGCTGGGCCCGGCGGATGATCACCACCAAGAGCGCCACCGGCAGCCTGGTCGCGCAAGTGCGCTACTTGGGCAAGTTCGCCGAGTTCGCCGCGGGCGGGCCCGACGACTGCACCGAACCCGAGCGGTTGACCCGACAGTTGCTGGAGGCGTGGTTCGCCTCGATGGACGAGGAACAGGTCCACGTCGCCACCCGCAAACACCGGATCAGCGCGGTCAGCGTGTTCCTTTCCACCGTCCACCGCCTGGGCTGGGAGGAACGACTGCCCCGCACTGCGGTCATCGTCCCCGGCGACGGTCCGCCGGCGCCGCCGTCCAAGCCCCGCTTCCTCAGCGAAGTGATCATGAGTCAGTGCGAGGACGACGCCAACCTGACCAGGTTCCCCGACCCGCAGGACGAGCTCGTCCTGCGCATTGTCATGGCCTGCGGGCTGCGGTCCAAGGACGCGATCCGGCTCCCGTTCGACTGCGTCGTCCGCGACGACGCGCGAGCCCCCTACCTGGCCTGGGTCAACCACAAAGGGCAGGGGCGCGTCGCGTTCTTCCCCATCGTCGACAAGCTCGTCACGCTGATCCACGCCCAGCAGGACCGGGTCCGCGCACGCTTCCCCGCAGGCTGCGAGCTGCTGTTCCCCGCCGGACCGACAACCCCCACGGCCGCAAACCGATGCCCCGCGGCACCTGGGTCGAGCACCTCAACACCTGGCTGGCGACCATCGAGCTGGTCGACGAACTCGGCGACCGCGTCCACATCACCCCGCACCAGTTCAGGCACACCCTGGGCACCCGCCTGA
- a CDS encoding tyrosine-type recombinase/integrase: MTRAVAVRVQRLAGEMSVSYTVVGEDALPVAPIEAYLVHLVAAGKAPATVKAYAQDLKDLFVWLGQRGQDFAEVELEDLAQFVAWLRRPVELRQPGVFVLPGSPSALDAATLLRKRATLAGFYRFHAVRGSAKAVLGGATPGVRHATGDYLPVLAHTMRGPVEHSPLRLPAGGRKRPRELSDDEVTLLQDACLRLRDRFLVTLLYESGLRIGEALGLRHADLDPAEEAVHVVPREDNPNLARVKEMKARSVPVRGYLFQRYADYLDVEFGELDSDFVFVNLWRGHRGAAMTYSAVADLELRLRKRTGVDDLTWHALRHTYATRLLRSGTPIEVVAELLGHESTETTKSIYSHLTLGDYRRILTESGVLDGGPVA; encoded by the coding sequence TTGACGAGAGCGGTGGCGGTGCGGGTACAGCGGTTGGCCGGCGAGATGTCGGTGTCGTACACGGTGGTCGGTGAGGATGCTCTGCCGGTGGCGCCGATCGAGGCGTATTTGGTGCATCTGGTGGCTGCGGGCAAGGCGCCTGCGACGGTGAAGGCGTATGCGCAGGACCTGAAGGACTTGTTCGTCTGGCTTGGTCAGCGCGGGCAGGACTTCGCCGAGGTCGAGTTGGAGGACTTGGCGCAGTTCGTCGCGTGGTTGCGGCGGCCGGTGGAGTTGCGGCAGCCGGGCGTGTTCGTGCTGCCCGGCAGCCCGTCGGCGTTGGACGCGGCGACGTTGCTGCGCAAGCGGGCGACGTTGGCCGGGTTCTACCGGTTCCACGCCGTGCGTGGTTCGGCCAAGGCGGTGCTGGGAGGAGCGACACCGGGAGTGCGGCATGCGACGGGTGATTACCTGCCGGTGCTCGCGCACACGATGCGCGGACCGGTCGAGCACAGTCCGCTGCGCCTGCCCGCGGGCGGGAGGAAACGGCCGAGGGAGCTGTCCGACGACGAGGTCACGTTGCTGCAGGACGCCTGCCTGCGGTTGAGGGACCGGTTCCTGGTGACCCTGCTTTATGAGTCCGGGCTGCGCATCGGCGAGGCGCTCGGGTTGCGGCACGCCGACCTGGACCCGGCCGAGGAGGCCGTGCACGTCGTGCCGCGGGAGGACAACCCGAACCTGGCACGGGTGAAGGAGATGAAGGCCAGGTCGGTGCCGGTCCGTGGCTATCTGTTCCAGCGCTACGCCGACTACCTCGACGTCGAGTTCGGCGAGCTGGACAGCGACTTCGTGTTCGTCAACCTCTGGCGCGGGCACCGCGGGGCGGCGATGACCTACAGCGCGGTCGCCGACCTGGAGCTGCGGCTGCGCAAGCGCACCGGCGTCGACGACCTGACCTGGCACGCCCTGCGGCACACCTACGCCACCCGGCTGCTGCGCTCCGGCACCCCGATCGAGGTGGTCGCCGAGCTGCTGGGGCACGAGTCGACCGAGACGACGAAGTCGATCTACTCGCACCTGACCCTGGGCGACTACCGCCGGATTTTGACCGAGAGCGGCGTCCTGGACGGAGGACCGGTGGCATGA
- a CDS encoding transposase codes for MFVPAEVPDRELARDLLWRLRLTNPQVTPVWADSAYAGALMQWARTFPNITIKVVTRPPGARGFIVLPRHWVVERSLTWLLRARRNVRDCERLPAHSEAALTWAAITLLARRLTRPTRARRTTTARRAACPRPGHDVPRTSRSVPCWPLRAPQDRRCRCGSMYPGASLRRRGRSDRGAWSRRSAPLRSLLTAATHRHARYHSPGGQRTSVIATSSSEPCRGVDGSRA; via the coding sequence ATGTTCGTGCCCGCCGAGGTGCCCGACCGGGAGCTGGCCCGCGACCTGCTGTGGCGGCTGCGGCTGACCAACCCGCAGGTCACCCCAGTCTGGGCGGACTCCGCCTACGCCGGAGCGCTGATGCAGTGGGCCAGGACGTTCCCGAACATCACGATCAAGGTCGTGACCCGGCCGCCCGGCGCACGCGGGTTCATCGTGTTGCCCCGCCATTGGGTGGTGGAGAGGTCGTTGACTTGGCTGTTGCGCGCCCGCCGCAATGTCAGGGACTGCGAAAGGCTCCCGGCCCACAGCGAGGCCGCTCTGACCTGGGCCGCGATCACCCTGCTCGCACGCCGCCTCACCCGCCCGACCCGCGCCCGCCGCACCACCACTGCCCGGCGGGCCGCCTGCCCCCGGCCAGGACACGACGTTCCCCGTACCTCCCGTTCGGTACCGTGCTGGCCCTTGCGTGCGCCGCAGGACCGGCGGTGCCGATGTGGGTCGATGTATCCAGGTGCTTCCTTGCGAAGACGTGGCAGGTCTGATCGCGGAGCGTGGTCGAGGCGGTCGGCTCCGCTCCGGAGCCTGCTCACGGCAGCTACGCATCGACACGCCCGGTACCACTCACCCGGTGGACAGCGGACGTCGGTGATCGCCACGTCGTCGAGCGAGCCGTGCCGTGGGGTTGACGGGAGCCGAGCCTGA